From the Desulfonispora thiosulfatigenes DSM 11270 genome, one window contains:
- a CDS encoding four helix bundle protein, with protein sequence MYSDTSKLLVWQRSHELVLNIYEVTKDFPKDEQFGLTSQIRRAAVSVPSNIVEGKARGSSKEYKRFLLMARGSLEETKYQLLLAKDLKYIDEKKYKEVLNLAMETGRLLAGLIKSLG encoded by the coding sequence ATGTACAGTGATACAAGTAAATTATTAGTATGGCAAAGATCACATGAGCTGGTCTTGAATATATATGAAGTCACTAAAGACTTTCCAAAAGACGAGCAGTTCGGCTTGACTTCACAAATAAGAAGAGCTGCTGTTTCGGTTCCTAGTAATATTGTAGAGGGAAAAGCAAGGGGATCTAGCAAAGAATATAAACGATTTTTGCTAATGGCACGTGGTTCTTTGGAAGAAACAAAGTATCAGCTGCTATTAGCAAAAGATTTGAAATATATAGATGAAAAGAAATATAAGGAAGTATTGAACTTAGCAATGGAAACAGGAAGACTTTTGGCTGGATTGATTAAGTCTTTGGGTTGA
- a CDS encoding glycosyltransferase family 4 protein, with translation MKILYVANVHRHFNAFHIPYIKWLKDNGHEVHVAANGEEVVPEADKKFTINIDRSPYKVANIGAYRELKKIIQEEKYNVIHCHTPMGGIIGRLASIGPRKEGMKVIYTCHGFHFCKKGPVINWLMYYPVERFMAKYTDVIITINNEDYQLSQKFDISKKYYIPGIGLDIEKFKRCSKDEKPIKKRMDIGVQSDDVLLVSVGDLTKRKNHQIVFKAIAKVKGLKIKYVLCGQGDQREYLMTLAKKLKIEDKVIFLGHRKDVKEILRVSDIFIFPSLWEGLGIAGIEAMAVGLPVIASSRHGIKDYAIHKETALLCDPLKSSEFKNSIMDLINNDVLRNKLKKNAFETIEKFDLSNSMEKMIEIYTKEL, from the coding sequence ATGAAGATATTATATGTTGCGAATGTTCACAGGCACTTTAATGCCTTTCATATCCCCTATATCAAGTGGCTTAAAGATAATGGTCATGAAGTTCATGTGGCTGCAAATGGGGAAGAAGTAGTGCCAGAAGCAGACAAAAAGTTCACAATAAATATTGATAGGTCACCATATAAAGTAGCGAATATTGGTGCTTATCGAGAACTAAAAAAAATAATACAAGAAGAAAAATATAATGTAATTCATTGTCATACTCCTATGGGTGGTATTATTGGTAGATTAGCTTCAATTGGCCCACGAAAAGAAGGTATGAAAGTAATTTATACATGTCATGGATTTCATTTCTGTAAGAAGGGTCCAGTTATTAATTGGTTGATGTATTACCCTGTTGAAAGGTTTATGGCAAAATACACAGATGTAATAATTACGATCAATAACGAAGACTACCAATTATCTCAAAAATTTGACATTAGTAAAAAGTATTACATTCCAGGGATAGGATTAGATATTGAGAAATTTAAGCGTTGTTCAAAGGATGAAAAACCTATAAAAAAAAGAATGGATATAGGGGTTCAGAGTGACGATGTATTATTAGTTTCTGTAGGAGATTTGACAAAAAGAAAAAATCACCAAATTGTTTTTAAGGCAATTGCAAAGGTTAAGGGATTAAAAATTAAATATGTATTGTGTGGACAAGGAGATCAACGAGAATACTTAATGACTCTTGCAAAAAAGTTAAAGATTGAAGATAAAGTAATATTTCTTGGTCATAGAAAGGATGTTAAAGAAATATTACGAGTGTCTGATATTTTCATTTTTCCATCTTTATGGGAAGGTTTAGGGATAGCGGGAATTGAAGCTATGGCGGTAGGATTGCCAGTTATAGCTTCGAGTAGACATGGAATAAAGGATTATGCCATTCATAAAGAAACGGCTCTGTTATGTGATCCACTAAAATCATCAGAGTTCAAAAATTCTATAATGGATTTAATTAATAATGATGTATTAAGAAATAAATTAAAAAAGAATGCTTTTGAAACAATTGAAAAATTTGATTTATCCAATTCAATGGAAAAAATGATTGAAATATATACTAAAGAATTGTAA
- a CDS encoding sugar transferase: MQTEIKRNIGIKPDKGRVYRRFIKRPMDFILSLMAIIVLSPVLIIVAILVRLKLGSPVLFKQKRPGLHEKIFTMYKFRTMTDEKDENGELLPDSVRLTKFGKMLRSTSLDELPELFNILKGDMSIIGPRPLLVQYLPLYNDHQKRRHEVRPGLSGHAQVNGRNAISWEDKFNLDVEYVDNMSFIGDWRIIFLTIKKVFVKEGISSDTSVTMEPFRGSKPDN, translated from the coding sequence ATGCAAACTGAGATTAAACGGAATATAGGGATTAAGCCTGATAAGGGTAGGGTTTATAGAAGATTTATTAAAAGACCAATGGACTTCATTTTGTCTTTGATGGCCATTATCGTTTTAAGTCCGGTACTTATAATAGTTGCAATTCTTGTTAGGTTGAAGCTAGGTAGTCCAGTGTTGTTTAAGCAAAAGAGACCAGGGCTTCATGAGAAGATATTTACTATGTATAAGTTTAGGACTATGACAGATGAAAAGGACGAGAATGGGGAACTACTTCCAGACTCAGTAAGACTGACCAAGTTCGGAAAGATGTTAAGGTCTACGTCACTTGATGAGCTACCAGAGCTTTTTAATATATTAAAGGGCGATATGTCGATCATTGGGCCACGTCCTTTGCTTGTACAGTATCTGCCTCTATATAACGACCACCAAAAGAGAAGGCATGAAGTTAGACCAGGTCTTTCAGGACATGCCCAGGTAAACGGGCGTAATGCAATCAGCTGGGAAGATAAGTTCAACCTAGATGTTGAATACGTTGATAATATGAGTTTCATAGGAGACTGGAGGATTATCTTTCTTACTATTAAGAAAGTTTTTGTTAAGGAAGGTATTAGCTCAGATACATCAGTAACGATGGAACCATTTAGAGGAAGTAAACCTGATAATTGA
- a CDS encoding DegT/DnrJ/EryC1/StrS family aminotransferase produces MSNKIWLSSPHMSDEGYEKEYIKEAFDTNWIAPLGTNVNEFEKELATKVGSGHAAALVSGTSAIHLALKAVGVSTGDIVLCPTLTFSATANPIIYQNATPVFIDSDYETWNMCPKALGAAFEKYGDKVKAVLVVHLYGLSADMDKIMKICNKYNIPVIEDAAESLGALYKGQPTGTFGKFGVFSFNGNKIITTSGGGMLVSDDEEKIKKIRFWSTQSRDPARHYQHSELGFNYRMSNVVAGIGRGQLKVLDQRVEKKKYIFEYYKKELGSLEGVEFMPINDWNEPNYWLSVITLKGKVRPLDVMEALEAENIESRPVWKPMHMQPFFVEYDYIGSDVSEKLFENGVCLPSDTKMNDEDLERICGIIKGLWS; encoded by the coding sequence ATGTCTAATAAAATCTGGCTTTCATCTCCCCATATGAGCGATGAGGGATATGAAAAAGAATATATAAAAGAAGCATTTGATACTAATTGGATTGCTCCTCTTGGCACGAATGTAAATGAATTTGAAAAAGAACTTGCTACAAAAGTTGGTAGTGGACATGCTGCAGCATTAGTATCCGGAACTAGTGCAATTCATTTAGCACTTAAAGCTGTTGGGGTTAGTACAGGGGATATTGTCCTTTGTCCTACCCTTACTTTTTCTGCTACTGCAAATCCCATCATTTATCAAAATGCAACTCCTGTATTTATCGATAGTGATTATGAAACTTGGAATATGTGTCCAAAGGCATTAGGGGCAGCTTTTGAAAAGTACGGTGATAAGGTGAAGGCTGTTTTAGTCGTGCATTTATATGGCCTATCAGCTGATATGGATAAGATTATGAAGATTTGTAATAAATATAATATTCCTGTTATAGAAGATGCAGCTGAGTCTTTAGGAGCACTTTATAAAGGACAACCTACAGGAACGTTCGGTAAATTTGGAGTATTTAGTTTTAACGGAAATAAGATTATCACGACTTCTGGTGGCGGGATGCTAGTTTCTGATGATGAAGAGAAGATTAAGAAAATAAGATTCTGGTCTACTCAAAGTAGAGATCCAGCAAGGCACTACCAACATAGCGAATTAGGGTTTAATTATCGTATGAGCAATGTCGTGGCTGGTATTGGGCGAGGACAGCTTAAGGTGTTAGACCAAAGAGTGGAAAAGAAGAAATATATCTTTGAATATTACAAAAAAGAGCTAGGCTCTCTTGAGGGTGTAGAATTCATGCCTATCAATGACTGGAATGAGCCGAATTATTGGTTAAGTGTTATTACGTTGAAAGGTAAAGTTAGACCTCTTGATGTAATGGAGGCACTAGAAGCTGAGAATATTGAATCAAGGCCTGTCTGGAAGCCAATGCACATGCAGCCATTTTTTGTTGAGTATGATTACATCGGTTCAGATGTAAGTGAGAAGCTGTTTGAAAATGGGGTGTGCTTGCCAAGTGATACCAAGATGAATGATGAGGATCTTGAGAGGATTTGTGGTATTATAAAGGGGCTTTGGTCTTAA
- a CDS encoding acetyltransferase, translating into MKDKLIIIGASGHGKVVADIAIKMNKWQSIAFLDDDESIKTSMGLVVIGKTADAFTYKDNADFFVAIGTNDTRERLQEKLIDEGLNVVTLIHPSVIIGIDVEIGIGTVIMAGVVINSSSRIGKGCIINTSSSLDHDNIIEDYVHISPGVNLAGTVKVGKGSWIGIGSTVSNNVNICNGCKVGAGAVLVKDITEPGTYVGVPVRKKD; encoded by the coding sequence ATGAAAGATAAGTTAATCATAATAGGTGCCAGTGGACATGGAAAGGTTGTCGCTGACATCGCAATAAAAATGAATAAGTGGCAAAGCATAGCATTCCTTGATGATGATGAGTCTATTAAGACATCTATGGGATTAGTAGTCATCGGCAAAACTGCTGATGCTTTTACATATAAAGATAATGCTGATTTTTTTGTGGCTATTGGAACCAATGATACAAGAGAAAGATTACAAGAGAAGTTGATAGATGAAGGCTTAAATGTGGTAACTTTAATTCATCCAAGTGTAATTATTGGAATTGATGTTGAGATTGGGATTGGAACTGTAATTATGGCAGGAGTTGTTATTAATAGCTCAAGTAGAATTGGTAAGGGTTGTATCATCAATACAAGTTCTAGCTTGGATCACGATAATATAATTGAAGATTATGTTCATATTTCGCCTGGAGTTAATTTAGCTGGAACGGTTAAGGTTGGTAAGGGAAGTTGGATAGGAATAGGAAGTACGGTAAGTAATAACGTGAACATTTGTAATGGCTGTAAAGTAGGTGCAGGTGCTGTATTGGTTAAGGATATTACTGAACCTGGGACATATGTTGGGGTTCCAGTTAGGAAGAAAGATTAA